The genomic stretch GCTCCCAGATGGCGTAGTCGCTGCCGAAGAGGATCCGGTCCTCCCCGAGCCAGAAGAGCAGTTCGCCCATGATCTCGCCGAACTTTCTGGGTCTGCTTTCGGCCAGCGGCGCGGCGACCGCGAGCCCGCCGTAGACGTTCGGCTCCTGGGCGGCGATCCAGCAGAAGTCGTCGAGTCGGGGCAGGCCGACGTGTTCGACGACGAAGTTGAGTTCCGGGAACGACGTCGCCGCGTCGTCGACGTCGGCTACGTCGAAGGCGTCGCGGTTCAGCGGCCTAATCGTCGGGCCCTTGTGGGCGTGGATGTTCTTGATGCCGAGTTCGGCACACTTCTCGAGGTACTCGAAGCTCTCTTCGGAATCGAGACGCCACCCCTTCGAGTCGCCGTTCCATTCTGCGGTGTAGACCTTCGCGCCCCGGACGTCGAACTCCTCGGCCTGGCGTTCGAGTTCCTTCAGGCCTGCCTCGCCCTCGCGCGGATCGAACCGGCCGTTGACGATGAACCGGCTCGGGTGGTCCTCGGCGAGTTCCCCACACCGGTCGATCGTGTTGAACCCCTCCGTGTAGAACTCGTTGAGGTAGGTCGGCTGGAGGATCCCCATGTCGGCGTGGCCGTCGCCGAACATGTCCCGAACCATCCGCTCCTTGTCGTACTTGCGGTACTCCTCCAGGCTCCACTGGCGCTCCTCGGGTGTGAACCCCGTGTGATAGTCGTAGAAACAGCGAATGAACTGCTCGCCGCCTTCGTGGCTGATGTTGTCCTTGCTCGCGTCCCACCAGTGGACGTGCCCGTCGAGCACGAACACGTCCTCTCCCTCGTACTGATACATTCCGTGAGTGGCTAAGGATCCATTATAATTATAGTTTCGTACACCGGCGGTTCGACCCGAATCGCCTCGTACACAATCTTTTTGGCGGTATCAGTCGAGTATCGAGCCGTATTATGGACGCCGCGAGACTCCACGAGTACACCGAGGAGATGGGGGAGGCGCTCTCGATCGACGAGATCGATCGGCCCACCCCTTCGAGATCGGACCACGTCGTCGTCGAGGTCGAGGGAGCGGGCTGGTGCCAGACGGACAACCACATCATCGAGGGGATGTGGACCGACTACGTCGAGCAGGACCTCCCGATGACGCTCGGCCACGAGAACGCCGGGGAAGTAGTAGAGATCGGCGGGGAGGTCTCGACCGTGGAGGTCGGCGACAAGGTGCTCTGTCACCCCCACGTGACCTGCGGGGAGTGTCGAGCCTGCCGGCTGGGCGAGGACATGCACTGCGAGAACGCGGCCTTCCCCGGGCTTAACACCGACGGCGGGTTCGCGGAGTACCTGCTGACCTCCGAGCGCGCGACGATCACACTCGATTCGGTGGACCCAGTCGACATCGCGCCCCACGCCGACGCCGGGATCACCGCGTATCACGCGGTCAAGAAGGCGACCCCGAACCTCTTTCCGGGGAGTTATACGGTCGTGATCGGGATCGGTGGACTGGGTCACATCGGGCTCCAAGCGGTCGAAGCGATGAGCGCGACCACCACGATCGCCGTCGACCTCAAAGAGGAGGCACTGTCGCTTGCGGATCGGCTGGGCGCGGATCACACGATCAACTCCGCCGACGAGGACGTCGCCGAGGCCGTCGAGGCGATCACCGACGGCGCGGGCGCAGAGCAGGTGCTCGACTTCGTCGGCGCGGACCAGACGACGGCCCTGGCTCCCGACATCGTCGCGCCGGGTGGTGATCACCACGTCATCGGCTACGGCGGGCACATCCACGAGCCATCGCAGGCGCTGGTCAACGGCGAGTTCTCGTACGTCGGGAACATCGTCGGGAAGTACACCGAACTGCAGGAGCTCGTCGCGCTGGTCGAGGGGGGCGAGATGCACCTCGAGACGTCCGAGTACTCCCTAGATGAGATCAACGACGTGGCCGAGGCGCTCGAACACAACGAGATCGAGGGCCGGGCCGTCATCGTTCCCTGAACGGCGTCGAAATCGTGATACGACTAGCCCCCAACGGACGATCGTGAGCCAGCGCGCCACCCACGCGACGACCCGACGACGATTCCTGCACAGCGCCGCCGCGATCGGCGCGCTCTCGGCCGCGGGGTGTGTCGGCCCGTCCGACGACGAGCCGGGATCCGATACCGGCGGCGGGAACGGCACCGACGGTAACGAAAGTGATGGGGCGCCCGCCGGGTACGAGGTTGAGACGGTCGCCGAGGGGTTCGCGAACCCCTGGGCCATCGCGTTCCTCCCCGACGGCGGGATGCTCGTCACCGAACGCGAGGGACGGCTCTCGATCGTCGACCGGGAGGACGGCACCACCGAGACCGTCGGGGGCGTCCCCGACGTGTACGCTGTCGGGCAGGGCGGTCTGCTCGACGTGGTGCTTCACCCCGATTACCCCGACGAACCGTGGGTCTACCTGACGTACTCCGCCGTCAACGACGCCGGCGAGTCGGCGACCCACCTCGGCCGGGGGCGTCTCGACCGCGACGGCGGGCGGTTGGAGGGGTTCGAGGTGCTGCACGTCGCCGAGCCGTTCGTCGACTCGGACGGGCACTTCGGATCTAGACTGCTCGTCGAAAGCGACGCGCTCTATATGACCGTCGGCGACCGTCAGTCCAAGGAGTTCGGCCCCGACCACGTCGCACAGGACACCACGAACGAACTCGGAAGCACGCTCAGATTGGGACTCGACGGCTCGGTTCCCGGGGACAACCCGTTCGTTAACGACCCTGACGCGCTCGGTACGATCTACAGCTACGGCCACCGCAACCCGCAGGCCATGGCGACCCACCCGGTGACGGGCGCGATCTGGCAGGCCGAACACGGCGAGGAGGACGGCGACGAGATCAACGTGATCGAGGCCGGGGGCAACTACGGCTGGCCGGTCGCGAGCTACGCCTGCGAGTACGGCACCGACGACCCGGTCGGTGACGATCCCGACGAACGCGAGGACACCGTCGCGCCGGTATACTACTGGGAGTGCGGATCGGGGGGCTTCCCACCCAGCGGAATGACGTTCTACGATGGCGAGGCGTTCCCCGACTGGCGGGGCGACCTGTTCGTCGGGACCCTCGCGGGCGAGTACCTCGGGCGCTTCGCCGTCGACGGCCGGACCGTCGAGGAGCGCGAATCCCTATTAGAGGGCGAGGGCTGGCGGGTCCGGGACGTCGCGGTCGCACCCGATACGGGCCACCTCTACGTCGCCGTCGACGCCGAGGACGCCCCGGTCGTCCGCCTGCGGCCGGCGTGATCGACTCGTCGAAGCTACACAACACAACGGTAATTGTCCCGCGCTCTGCAGACGGAGTATGAACGTCGACGGAGACCGACTTCGCGAGGACATCGAGCGAACCGCAGAGTTCGGAGCGATCGAAAGCGACGAGGGGCGGGGACGGACCGTCAGGGCCGCGAGCGAGGAAAACGGCGAGGCCCGCGAGTATCTCGTCGAGCGGCTGGAGGACGCGGGTCTCGACGTGCGGATCGACGCGGTGGGCAACGTCGTGGGTCGGTGGACGCCCGAGAGCGCCGACCCCGATCTGCCGCCCGTGGCGGCGGGAAGCCACCTCGATTCGGTGCCCGAGGGCGGCATCTTCGACGGACCCTTGGGGACCTACGCTGCCCTCGAAGCCGTCCGGACCATGCAGGAAGCGGGAGCCGAACCGGAACGCCCGATCGCGGTCGTTTCGTTCACCGAAGAGGAGGGTGGACGCTTCGGTTCGGGGATGCTCGGCTCCTCGGTCGCGGTGGGAGGACGAAGCGTCGAGGCGGCGCTCGCGCTCGAAGACGACGACGGAGTGAGCCTCGAAGACGCCCTCGAATCGATCGGCTTCCGCGGGGAGGGGCGACTCAACGCCGCGGGCTGGGACGCGTGGCTCGAACTCCACGTCGAGCAGTCCGAACGCCTCGAAACGGTCGGTGTTCCAGTGGGGGTCGTCACCGACATCACCGGGATCACCCACTGTGACGTGACCATCGCCGGCGAAGCGAACCACGCGGGCGCGACGCCCATGGACGATCGAACCGACGCGCTGGCTGCGGCGAGCGAGTTCGTCCTCGACATCGAGCGGGCGGCAAACGAGGTGGTCGCGAGGGAGAGTGAGACGGCGGTCGGCACCGTCGGCAGCCTCTCCGTGAGCCCGAACGCGACGAACGTCGTCCCCGGACGGATCGAGTGTGGGATCGACGTTCGGGACATCGAGTCCGACTCGATGAACGAGATCGTCTCGCGGGCGCGATCGAGCCTCGCGCGCCTCGAAACCTCCCGGGGGGTCGAAACCTCCCTCGAACGGGAGTTCGACGTCGAGCCGGTATCGATGGCCGAACGCTGTCGAACGGCCGCCCGTGAGGCCGGCGAGGCCGCGGGGATCACGACGATGGCGATGCACTCGGGGGCGGCCCACGACACGATGCAGGTCGCACGGGTCACCGACGCCGGCCTCCTGTTCGCGCCGTCCCGCGGCGGCTACTCGCATACCCCAAAGGAGTGGACCGACTGGGACGACTGTGCGAGTGCGACGCAGGTGCTTGCGGGGGGAATGGCGCGGCTCGCGGGGACGACGATGGAGGGCTGATTTCTTGGCCCCGGCTCGTGTAGGGTCGGTATGGCACACCTCGCAAACGAACGTCCTGCCAAAACAAACGATAAACGTTTCATTTGTTTAGCCTCGTTTCACGAGTTATTTGTTCCT from Halalkalicoccus subterraneus encodes the following:
- a CDS encoding amidohydrolase family protein, which codes for MYQYEGEDVFVLDGHVHWWDASKDNISHEGGEQFIRCFYDYHTGFTPEERQWSLEEYRKYDKERMVRDMFGDGHADMGILQPTYLNEFYTEGFNTIDRCGELAEDHPSRFIVNGRFDPREGEAGLKELERQAEEFDVRGAKVYTAEWNGDSKGWRLDSEESFEYLEKCAELGIKNIHAHKGPTIRPLNRDAFDVADVDDAATSFPELNFVVEHVGLPRLDDFCWIAAQEPNVYGGLAVAAPLAESRPRKFGEIMGELLFWLGEDRILFGSDYAIWEPEWLIEAVMEAEMTPEQREEYGVELDLEVKKKIMGENAAKLYDIDIERQKEILRDDGVSEEFGLAEQYGEGTAVADD
- a CDS encoding NAD(P)-dependent alcohol dehydrogenase, which encodes MDAARLHEYTEEMGEALSIDEIDRPTPSRSDHVVVEVEGAGWCQTDNHIIEGMWTDYVEQDLPMTLGHENAGEVVEIGGEVSTVEVGDKVLCHPHVTCGECRACRLGEDMHCENAAFPGLNTDGGFAEYLLTSERATITLDSVDPVDIAPHADAGITAYHAVKKATPNLFPGSYTVVIGIGGLGHIGLQAVEAMSATTTIAVDLKEEALSLADRLGADHTINSADEDVAEAVEAITDGAGAEQVLDFVGADQTTALAPDIVAPGGDHHVIGYGGHIHEPSQALVNGEFSYVGNIVGKYTELQELVALVEGGEMHLETSEYSLDEINDVAEALEHNEIEGRAVIVP
- a CDS encoding PQQ-dependent sugar dehydrogenase is translated as MSQRATHATTRRRFLHSAAAIGALSAAGCVGPSDDEPGSDTGGGNGTDGNESDGAPAGYEVETVAEGFANPWAIAFLPDGGMLVTEREGRLSIVDREDGTTETVGGVPDVYAVGQGGLLDVVLHPDYPDEPWVYLTYSAVNDAGESATHLGRGRLDRDGGRLEGFEVLHVAEPFVDSDGHFGSRLLVESDALYMTVGDRQSKEFGPDHVAQDTTNELGSTLRLGLDGSVPGDNPFVNDPDALGTIYSYGHRNPQAMATHPVTGAIWQAEHGEEDGDEINVIEAGGNYGWPVASYACEYGTDDPVGDDPDEREDTVAPVYYWECGSGGFPPSGMTFYDGEAFPDWRGDLFVGTLAGEYLGRFAVDGRTVEERESLLEGEGWRVRDVAVAPDTGHLYVAVDAEDAPVVRLRPA
- a CDS encoding Zn-dependent hydrolase — encoded protein: MNVDGDRLREDIERTAEFGAIESDEGRGRTVRAASEENGEAREYLVERLEDAGLDVRIDAVGNVVGRWTPESADPDLPPVAAGSHLDSVPEGGIFDGPLGTYAALEAVRTMQEAGAEPERPIAVVSFTEEEGGRFGSGMLGSSVAVGGRSVEAALALEDDDGVSLEDALESIGFRGEGRLNAAGWDAWLELHVEQSERLETVGVPVGVVTDITGITHCDVTIAGEANHAGATPMDDRTDALAAASEFVLDIERAANEVVARESETAVGTVGSLSVSPNATNVVPGRIECGIDVRDIESDSMNEIVSRARSSLARLETSRGVETSLEREFDVEPVSMAERCRTAAREAGEAAGITTMAMHSGAAHDTMQVARVTDAGLLFAPSRGGYSHTPKEWTDWDDCASATQVLAGGMARLAGTTMEG